A region of Halalkaliarchaeum desulfuricum DNA encodes the following proteins:
- a CDS encoding NAD(+)/NADH kinase, with product MNVAFAGDDSIVGDLADVVARRGGSVVPVSDADVVVAIGESALFDLVCPGLEVPVLPIAAGEGDHVVSKPDAQGALAAVLEGRARRTRHYQLGVEIDGERVATALYDLTLVTDEPARISEYAVVGDGDPLGTVRSDGIVAATPAGSAGYARSAGGPVLSPGSGISVVPISPFTTHPEAWVVADEVCVTVTREEDVLVIADGADVCSVGCDESVAVTRTDPVTLLRS from the coding sequence ATGAACGTCGCGTTCGCCGGTGACGATTCGATCGTCGGGGATCTCGCCGACGTGGTCGCACGGCGGGGCGGCTCCGTCGTTCCGGTTTCGGATGCCGACGTTGTCGTCGCGATTGGAGAGTCTGCACTGTTCGATCTCGTTTGTCCCGGTCTGGAGGTGCCCGTCCTTCCGATCGCGGCCGGGGAAGGGGACCACGTCGTTTCCAAACCGGATGCGCAGGGCGCTCTCGCTGCGGTGCTCGAGGGGCGCGCGCGACGGACCCGACACTACCAGCTCGGAGTGGAGATCGACGGTGAGCGGGTCGCAACCGCGCTGTACGACCTCACACTGGTGACGGACGAACCCGCCCGCATCTCCGAGTACGCCGTCGTCGGCGACGGGGATCCGCTCGGAACTGTGCGCTCCGACGGGATCGTGGCGGCGACGCCGGCGGGAAGTGCCGGATACGCACGGTCGGCCGGCGGACCGGTGCTCTCCCCTGGTTCGGGCATCTCGGTCGTCCCGATATCGCCGTTCACCACACATCCCGAGGCGTGGGTCGTCGCCGATGAGGTGTGCGTGACCGTCACCCGCGAGGAAGACGTGTTGGTCATCGCGGACGGCGCAGACGTTTGCAGTGTCGGCTGCGACGAGTCGGTGGCGGTAACGCGGACCGATCCGGTCACCCTCCTACGTTCCTGA
- a CDS encoding M28 family metallopeptidase translates to MDEFDDADVSWIGRTFTSDVGWQLLEELVAIPDRMAGTTGERVALEHTRDALDTAGVRDARIEPFDVQGWQRGDSRLLADDGEIRPRRDQIALPRSPEGSVTGELLDLDHGLPSDFEERSGEIDGSVVMVSTTVPDDYDRFIHRREKYYYAVEHGATAFLFANHVDGGLPPTGSVGSDESPIGEIPAMGVSKELGAQLSRERVGESITVEVDAEIAPAESGNVVAEIGPESDEEVVVSSHVDAHDIAEGAMDNGAGTATVVEVARALVDREDELDTRVRFRCFGAEEVGLVGSSLTADGTDLDAIRAIVNVDSNVAARTVKLDYHGFDELQAAAEAVADRFDHPVRVDGSPVPHSDHWPFVREGVPGYMVSGATEGRDRGWGHTHADTLDKLESRNLREQAILLTELVVELADGETEIARRDRTEIAADLEADGAAAGMKVTGDWPFEE, encoded by the coding sequence ATGGACGAGTTCGACGACGCTGATGTGTCCTGGATCGGTCGAACGTTCACGAGCGACGTGGGCTGGCAGCTGCTGGAGGAACTCGTGGCGATCCCGGATCGGATGGCGGGCACTACCGGGGAACGCGTGGCGCTGGAACACACCCGCGACGCGCTCGATACCGCCGGTGTTCGCGACGCTCGGATCGAGCCCTTCGATGTCCAGGGGTGGCAACGGGGCGACAGTCGACTCCTCGCCGACGACGGGGAGATTCGCCCGCGACGGGATCAGATCGCGCTGCCCCGAAGCCCCGAGGGTTCTGTGACGGGGGAACTGCTCGATCTCGATCACGGGCTTCCCTCGGATTTCGAGGAGCGCTCCGGGGAGATCGACGGCAGCGTCGTGATGGTGTCCACGACCGTGCCCGACGACTACGATCGGTTCATCCACCGGCGGGAGAAGTACTACTACGCCGTCGAACACGGTGCGACCGCGTTCCTGTTTGCCAACCACGTCGATGGCGGGCTCCCCCCAACGGGAAGTGTCGGCAGCGACGAAAGTCCGATCGGGGAGATCCCCGCGATGGGCGTCTCGAAGGAACTCGGCGCCCAACTCTCACGCGAGCGGGTCGGGGAGTCGATCACCGTCGAGGTCGACGCCGAGATCGCCCCCGCAGAGAGCGGCAACGTCGTCGCCGAAATCGGGCCGGAGTCCGACGAGGAGGTAGTCGTCTCCTCGCACGTCGACGCACACGACATTGCCGAGGGGGCGATGGACAACGGCGCCGGCACGGCGACTGTCGTGGAGGTCGCCCGTGCGCTCGTGGACCGGGAGGACGAACTCGATACCCGTGTCAGATTCCGCTGTTTCGGTGCGGAAGAAGTGGGTCTCGTCGGGTCGAGTCTGACGGCCGATGGGACCGATCTCGACGCGATCCGGGCAATCGTCAACGTCGACAGCAACGTCGCCGCCCGGACGGTGAAACTGGACTACCACGGTTTCGACGAACTGCAGGCGGCTGCGGAGGCGGTCGCAGATCGGTTCGATCATCCGGTACGGGTCGACGGCTCCCCGGTTCCTCACAGCGACCACTGGCCGTTCGTCAGGGAAGGCGTTCCAGGCTACATGGTCTCGGGTGCGACGGAGGGGCGCGACCGAGGGTGGGGACACACCCACGCCGACACCCTCGACAAACTCGAATCGCGGAACCTCCGCGAGCAGGCGATACTGTTGACCGAACTGGTCGTCGAACTCGCCGACGGGGAGACGGAAATCGCCCGCCGAGACCGGACGGAGATCGCCGCCGATCTGGAGGCGGACGGAGCTGCAGCGGGGATGAAAGTCACCGGCGACTGGCCGTTCGAGGAGTGA
- a CDS encoding MFS transporter: protein MTRRSTSLSLLASDSRQSARRFRWLLWGLIAATFLLVNVYRLSTAVIADSLMGSLGTTGAQLGTLHAVFFFVYAVMQIPTGVLVDRVGPRITAAAGAAVMNVGAIWFALASTYGPAVGARLLIGLGGSVIFVSMLRFSANWFRPDEFGTMNGLSFAVGGVGGILATTPFALLVDAAGWRTSFLGLAVVGLGLSVATLLFVRDSPERAGFPPIEGIPERSRITLGEARRFVSAVLRDPWTWVVSALLFVTGGINLTLFGLWGIPYVVQLYDTSVTVASTVTLLGGVGIVVGPPAIGRLSDRIGHRTEFVVAGTVVYTATLGVIALLGTPPLFVVGIAFFVAGALLGAFVLTYPMIKRRHEERASGISLGTINGASFFGAAAFPTLMGIVLDTYWTGDIVGGVRVYTVTGYRVAFAIAAVAGLATIGCALWLHRHAPE from the coding sequence GTGACACGTCGATCGACCTCCCTTTCTCTCCTGGCGTCTGACTCCCGACAGTCGGCCCGCCGATTCCGCTGGCTGTTGTGGGGGCTGATCGCGGCGACGTTCCTGCTCGTGAACGTCTATCGGCTGTCGACCGCAGTGATCGCGGACTCCTTGATGGGTTCGCTGGGAACGACTGGCGCACAACTGGGTACGCTGCACGCCGTCTTCTTCTTCGTCTACGCGGTGATGCAGATCCCGACCGGCGTACTCGTCGACCGGGTCGGCCCGCGTATCACCGCGGCTGCGGGGGCGGCCGTGATGAACGTGGGCGCGATCTGGTTCGCGTTGGCGTCTACGTACGGACCCGCCGTGGGGGCTCGACTGTTGATCGGTCTCGGCGGCAGCGTCATCTTCGTGTCGATGCTGCGGTTCAGCGCGAACTGGTTTCGACCCGACGAGTTCGGCACGATGAACGGGCTTTCGTTTGCCGTCGGCGGGGTCGGGGGCATCCTCGCGACGACGCCGTTCGCGCTGCTCGTCGACGCTGCCGGCTGGCGGACGTCGTTTCTCGGGCTCGCGGTCGTTGGACTGGGACTGTCAGTCGCGACGCTCCTTTTCGTCCGTGACTCGCCAGAACGGGCGGGGTTTCCGCCGATCGAGGGAATCCCCGAACGCTCACGGATCACGCTCGGGGAAGCCCGGCGGTTCGTTTCGGCGGTTCTGCGGGATCCCTGGACGTGGGTTGTCAGCGCCCTGCTTTTCGTCACCGGGGGGATCAACCTCACGCTGTTCGGTCTCTGGGGCATCCCGTACGTCGTGCAACTGTACGACACGTCGGTGACGGTCGCCTCCACGGTCACCCTGCTGGGCGGGGTCGGGATCGTCGTCGGTCCGCCGGCGATCGGCCGACTCTCGGATCGGATCGGACACCGGACCGAGTTCGTGGTGGCCGGAACCGTCGTCTACACCGCGACGCTCGGGGTGATCGCGCTGCTCGGGACTCCGCCGCTTTTCGTCGTCGGGATCGCGTTCTTTGTCGCCGGGGCGTTGCTGGGTGCGTTCGTTCTCACGTATCCGATGATCAAACGCCGTCACGAAGAACGGGCCAGCGGCATCTCCCTGGGCACGATAAACGGTGCGTCTTTCTTCGGCGCCGCGGCGTTCCCGACGCTCATGGGAATCGTGCTCGACACCTACTGGACCGGGGACATCGTCGGCGGCGTCCGGGTGTACACTGTCACCGGCTACCGCGTTGCGTTCGCGATTGCGGCGGTCGCCGGGCTGGCGACGATCGGGTGTGCGCTGTGGCTCCACCGTCACGCCCCCGAGTGA
- a CDS encoding halocyanin domain-containing protein, with product MYSTDRRTFFRAAGAAALAASLAGCAGNGNDGEDDYVDEEPDYGGYLDDVPNYDRTVDATDQGEVRIDVGAGDGLQFEPPAVQISTGTRVVWEWTGEGGDHNVVEEDGAFESETTAAAGHEFSHTFEETGTYLYVCTPHEAVGMKGAVTVV from the coding sequence ATGTATTCGACCGACAGACGAACGTTCTTTCGAGCCGCGGGCGCCGCTGCACTCGCAGCCTCGCTCGCCGGCTGTGCAGGCAACGGAAACGATGGCGAGGACGACTACGTCGACGAGGAGCCCGACTACGGAGGGTATCTCGACGACGTGCCGAACTACGACCGGACAGTCGACGCCACGGACCAAGGCGAAGTGCGCATCGACGTCGGCGCCGGCGACGGACTCCAGTTCGAGCCGCCCGCCGTCCAGATCTCGACCGGCACCCGCGTGGTCTGGGAATGGACCGGCGAGGGCGGCGACCACAACGTCGTCGAGGAGGACGGTGCCTTCGAGTCGGAGACGACCGCTGCAGCCGGTCACGAGTTCAGCCACACCTTCGAGGAAACCGGGACGTATCTGTACGTCTGTACGCCCCACGAAGCAGTGGGGATGAAAGGCGCAGTCACCGTGGTGTAG
- a CDS encoding helix-turn-helix domain-containing protein: protein MVRNASGRERQPEPGPEIVLDALADDAAQAIISELEEPMTASELSDACDIPLSTTYRKLELLTDAALLTETTEIRRDGQHTTRYSLAFDEVRVRLTENRSLSVEVEARDRGRDERLAQLWKEVQEET, encoded by the coding sequence ATGGTCCGGAACGCGTCGGGACGGGAGAGACAACCGGAGCCCGGCCCGGAGATTGTTCTCGACGCACTGGCCGACGATGCGGCACAGGCGATCATCAGCGAACTCGAGGAACCGATGACCGCGAGCGAGTTGTCGGACGCCTGTGATATCCCACTCTCGACGACGTATCGGAAGCTGGAGCTATTGACCGACGCTGCCCTCCTGACGGAGACGACGGAGATACGGCGGGACGGACAGCACACGACGAGATACTCGCTCGCGTTCGACGAGGTCAGGGTTCGACTCACCGAGAACCGTTCGCTCTCGGTCGAGGTCGAAGCCAGAGACCGCGGACGTGACGAGCGACTCGCACAACTGTGGAAGGAGGTGCAAGAAGAAACATGA
- a CDS encoding DUF7521 family protein has protein sequence MIESILWDVILVVSQTAIVVLGGSISYFAYKAYNRTANPALRALSIGFAIVTIGAVSAGVLHHLLNIGLEAGIAINSILTAIGFAVVTYSLYVE, from the coding sequence ATGATAGAATCCATACTCTGGGACGTTATCCTCGTAGTGTCACAAACCGCTATCGTCGTTCTCGGCGGCAGCATAAGCTACTTCGCGTACAAGGCGTACAACCGGACGGCAAACCCCGCGCTTCGGGCGCTCTCGATCGGCTTCGCGATCGTGACGATCGGCGCGGTTTCCGCGGGAGTCTTGCATCACCTCCTGAACATCGGGTTGGAGGCCGGCATCGCGATAAATAGCATTCTGACGGCGATCGGGTTCGCGGTCGTGACCTACTCGTTGTACGTCGAGTGA
- a CDS encoding MFS transporter: MSDTTTTEPSTSDSVSNRRIIAAVIISTFFVGFGGGVVFPILPNLGVVLGISAFMVGLILSANRFVRLVANAPAGAFVDRVGTRKPFVIGLVIEGVATFGYVVALLVPDPAPGASILVAFALAPETWFMVARILWGLGSALVFATAYTIAADVSDAGDRGTNMGVVRAGITLGFPAGLVLGGVVSAVYSNATAFIVAALFALLASLIAYLIVPETHVEGGGSTSVKPWDVDLSVPAVTVGVVNFGLYFAYIGALFATLVLFLGANDIAVFGLDAQGTSGIFMAGTVLAAGAMTIAGGRLSDVYGARTPVLVGFLVVSFLGFILLARAGTLFELALSCLFIGAGQGGTSSPLMALLADLTPNERMGRATGTNNVFGDIGGGLGPMVSLPLVEIVGFAPVYAACAVIPLLAGGVLLVGVRTETGTFVPGRSSAKP, from the coding sequence ATGTCCGATACCACCACCACCGAACCGTCGACGTCGGATTCCGTTTCCAATCGACGAATTATCGCGGCCGTCATCATCTCGACGTTCTTCGTCGGTTTCGGCGGGGGCGTCGTCTTCCCCATCCTTCCGAACCTGGGAGTGGTGCTGGGGATATCGGCGTTCATGGTCGGGTTGATCCTCTCGGCGAACCGGTTCGTCAGGCTCGTTGCCAACGCCCCGGCCGGCGCCTTCGTCGATCGGGTCGGGACCCGGAAACCGTTCGTGATCGGTCTCGTCATCGAGGGCGTCGCCACGTTCGGCTACGTGGTGGCGCTTTTGGTCCCCGACCCTGCGCCGGGAGCGTCGATCCTCGTCGCGTTCGCGCTCGCACCCGAAACGTGGTTCATGGTGGCCCGAATCCTGTGGGGGCTCGGCAGTGCCCTGGTGTTTGCGACCGCCTACACCATCGCGGCCGACGTGAGCGATGCCGGCGACCGCGGGACAAACATGGGTGTCGTCCGCGCGGGGATCACCCTCGGATTCCCCGCGGGACTGGTGCTCGGAGGCGTCGTGAGCGCAGTGTACAGCAACGCCACGGCGTTTATCGTCGCCGCCCTCTTTGCACTGCTCGCGTCGCTGATCGCGTATCTGATCGTCCCCGAGACGCACGTCGAAGGCGGGGGGTCGACCTCGGTGAAGCCATGGGACGTCGACCTGAGCGTCCCCGCAGTCACCGTCGGGGTCGTCAACTTCGGCCTGTATTTCGCGTACATCGGGGCGCTGTTTGCGACGCTCGTGCTGTTCCTCGGGGCGAACGACATCGCCGTGTTCGGCCTCGACGCCCAGGGGACCTCGGGGATCTTTATGGCTGGAACCGTGCTCGCCGCCGGTGCGATGACGATCGCCGGCGGTCGTCTCAGCGACGTCTACGGCGCCAGAACCCCTGTGCTCGTTGGATTCCTCGTCGTTTCCTTTCTCGGATTCATCCTGCTTGCACGGGCTGGAACGCTATTCGAACTCGCACTTTCGTGTCTGTTCATCGGTGCCGGCCAGGGCGGGACGAGCAGTCCACTGATGGCGCTTCTGGCGGATCTGACGCCCAACGAACGGATGGGTCGCGCGACGGGGACGAACAACGTGTTCGGAGATATCGGGGGTGGGCTCGGTCCGATGGTGTCGCTACCGCTCGTCGAAATCGTCGGGTTCGCCCCGGTCTATGCCGCCTGTGCGGTGATTCCGCTCCTCGCCGGTGGGGTGTTGCTCGTCGGCGTCCGAACGGAAACCGGGACGTTCGTTCCCGGTCGAAGCTCCGCGAAACCGTGA
- a CDS encoding MATE family efflux transporter, which translates to MTDGGRPDTGRDRSVNVIDGALFRPLLLLSLPIVGSQVLQVAYNVADTYWVGRLGSDAVAALSYSWAVVFLMVSIGGGLTVAGTVLIAQHKGAKDFAQSHHVAGQTLSFVTVVALAFGVLGWIFTPDMIRLIGAQPGGDAYVFAVEYTRIIFAGVVFMFWFFIYDALSRGWGDTRTPLYLMAISVTLNVVLDPFLILGFEGNPVFSWVGLESLGAALLAETGFAGFGVAGAAYATVFSRGFAAFIGLYLLFSGRVGLQPSLSDLILKLETVRRILDIGGPTAVEQGVRAFGITVLTAVVALAGTDAVAAYGIATRLSSILFLPALGLARGTETVVGQNLGASQVARSKRAVALSVGMVVAVFVAVVALAYPFAEAIAGFFIDETTPNAGEVIAMSAAFITIAGPSYVFLGAFQILLGAFRGAGSTRTAMVFSIQELWLFRIPVAYVLLSVFGMGITGVWYAFVVSYVCSLATTALWFSRGTWTSNVVDDRPSVPATPSD; encoded by the coding sequence ATGACGGACGGGGGTCGGCCCGATACGGGCCGCGACCGGTCGGTGAACGTCATTGACGGCGCCCTGTTTCGTCCGCTGCTTTTGCTCTCGCTTCCGATTGTCGGCTCGCAGGTGCTCCAGGTGGCGTACAACGTCGCCGACACCTACTGGGTCGGTCGACTGGGATCGGACGCGGTGGCGGCGCTGTCGTACTCGTGGGCGGTCGTCTTCCTGATGGTCAGCATCGGCGGCGGACTCACCGTCGCCGGAACCGTTCTGATCGCCCAGCACAAAGGGGCGAAGGATTTCGCCCAGTCGCATCACGTCGCCGGGCAGACGCTGTCGTTCGTCACGGTCGTCGCGCTGGCGTTCGGCGTGCTCGGGTGGATCTTCACCCCGGACATGATTCGGCTGATCGGCGCACAGCCGGGCGGTGACGCGTACGTCTTCGCCGTCGAGTACACCCGGATCATCTTCGCCGGCGTCGTGTTCATGTTCTGGTTTTTCATCTACGACGCGCTCTCCCGGGGATGGGGGGACACCCGCACACCGCTTTATTTGATGGCGATATCGGTGACGCTCAACGTCGTTCTCGATCCGTTTCTCATTCTCGGATTCGAGGGCAACCCCGTCTTCTCGTGGGTCGGACTCGAGTCGCTGGGCGCGGCGTTGCTCGCCGAAACCGGCTTTGCGGGCTTCGGGGTCGCCGGCGCCGCGTACGCGACAGTCTTCTCTCGCGGGTTCGCGGCGTTCATCGGCCTGTACCTGCTGTTCAGCGGCCGGGTCGGCCTCCAGCCGTCGCTTTCGGACCTGATCTTGAAGCTCGAGACCGTCCGTCGGATCCTCGACATCGGGGGGCCGACTGCGGTCGAGCAGGGCGTCCGGGCGTTCGGCATCACCGTCCTCACCGCCGTGGTTGCGCTTGCGGGCACCGACGCGGTGGCGGCCTACGGGATCGCCACGCGGCTCTCGTCGATCCTGTTTCTGCCGGCGCTCGGGCTCGCCCGCGGCACCGAAACCGTGGTGGGACAGAACCTCGGCGCCTCACAGGTCGCGCGCTCGAAGCGGGCCGTGGCGTTGAGCGTCGGGATGGTCGTTGCCGTCTTCGTGGCGGTGGTTGCGTTGGCGTATCCGTTCGCGGAGGCGATCGCCGGCTTCTTCATCGACGAGACGACGCCGAACGCCGGCGAGGTGATCGCGATGAGTGCGGCCTTTATTACGATCGCCGGCCCGTCGTACGTGTTCCTCGGTGCGTTCCAGATCCTGCTCGGCGCGTTTCGGGGTGCCGGATCCACCCGGACCGCGATGGTGTTTTCGATTCAGGAGCTGTGGCTGTTCAGAATCCCCGTGGCGTACGTCCTCCTGTCGGTCTTCGGCATGGGGATTACGGGCGTCTGGTACGCGTTCGTGGTTTCGTACGTCTGCTCGCTTGCGACGACGGCGCTGTGGTTCTCGCGGGGAACCTGGACGTCGAACGTCGTCGACGACCGACCGTCCGTGCCGGCTACCCCGAGCGACTGA
- a CDS encoding cystathionine gamma-synthase, with protein MNNKPPAGRDVTPPSAIDSPYDIETRAIHAGQEPDAETGALMTPIYANSTYEQDAPGDHRGYEYSRTGNPTRSDLEANLASLENGSHARCFSSGMGAINTVLNLLSAGDHVVAGDDVYGGTHRILTGTYEQYDVETTFVDTTDHDAVRESMREGTELVWVETPTNPLMRVNDIAALSEIADEYDALCAVDNTFATPYLQRPLEHGADIVCQSLTKYLGGHSDTVGGALIVDDAELDEEIGYYQNAVGATPGPFDDFLVLRGTKTLPVRMDRHCENARELAQWLDENEDVDHVYYPGLESHPQHELAAAQMDDFGGMLSFEFDGSLEEASTVVSETEVFTLAESLGGVESLIEQPAAMTHAAVPREERLAAGLTDGLIRVSVGIESIDDLKRDLESAFDAARTQR; from the coding sequence ATGAACAATAAACCGCCAGCCGGACGGGACGTAACACCCCCATCGGCGATCGACAGCCCGTACGACATCGAAACCCGCGCGATCCACGCGGGACAAGAGCCCGACGCGGAGACTGGCGCGTTGATGACGCCGATTTATGCCAACTCGACGTACGAACAGGACGCACCCGGCGACCATCGCGGCTACGAGTACTCCCGGACCGGGAATCCGACCCGGTCCGACCTGGAAGCGAACCTGGCGTCCCTGGAAAACGGAAGCCACGCTCGATGTTTCTCCTCGGGAATGGGCGCGATCAACACCGTCTTGAATCTGCTGTCTGCGGGGGATCACGTCGTCGCCGGCGACGACGTGTACGGCGGCACCCACCGGATCCTGACGGGTACCTACGAGCAGTACGACGTTGAGACGACCTTCGTCGACACGACCGACCACGATGCCGTCCGCGAGTCGATGCGCGAGGGGACGGAACTCGTGTGGGTCGAGACGCCGACGAACCCGCTGATGCGCGTGAACGACATCGCTGCGCTCTCGGAGATTGCCGACGAGTACGACGCACTGTGTGCTGTGGACAACACGTTCGCGACCCCGTACCTCCAGCGTCCACTGGAGCACGGCGCCGACATCGTCTGTCAGTCGCTGACGAAGTATCTCGGCGGTCACTCCGACACCGTCGGCGGCGCGTTGATCGTCGACGACGCCGAACTCGACGAGGAGATCGGCTACTACCAGAACGCGGTCGGGGCGACGCCGGGACCGTTCGACGATTTCCTCGTGTTGCGGGGGACGAAGACGCTGCCCGTGCGCATGGACCGTCACTGCGAGAACGCCCGCGAACTCGCACAGTGGCTCGATGAAAACGAGGATGTCGACCACGTGTACTATCCCGGGCTGGAATCGCATCCTCAACACGAACTCGCCGCCGCACAGATGGACGACTTCGGCGGCATGCTCTCGTTCGAATTCGATGGTAGCCTCGAGGAGGCGTCGACCGTCGTCAGCGAAACAGAGGTGTTCACGCTCGCAGAGTCGCTCGGCGGCGTCGAGAGCCTCATCGAACAGCCGGCAGCGATGACCCACGCCGCAGTTCCCCGGGAGGAACGGCTCGCCGCCGGACTGACCGATGGACTCATCCGCGTGTCGGTCGGGATCGAGTCGATCGACGATCTGAAGCGTGACCTGGAGTCGGCGTTCGATGCGGCAAGAACGCAGAGATAG
- a CDS encoding D-2-hydroxyacid dehydrogenase — MTEIAVLRQHIHGLPAETYAAELRDRLPDADVRIAKTPAEERELLETAEIATGLQLSPEELEAAPYLELFACVYAGTGHLELDAFRERDVAVTNGSGVHGPNIAEYVIGSMIVFARDFKQAWRQQERREWRSFPTTEVHGSTVTVVGLGAIGEAVVTRLEPFGAELLGVRYSPEKGGPTEEVYGFDEVYEPLSRSDYVVLACPLTETTENLIDEEALRTMPTDAVLVNIARGGIVDTDALVRRLRVSGLRGAALDVTDPEPLPEDHPLWSFGNVHITPHNAGHTPEYFSRVADILADNVERIRERGYEDLKNQVV, encoded by the coding sequence ATGACCGAAATCGCCGTGTTGCGACAGCACATCCACGGCCTGCCGGCGGAGACGTACGCGGCGGAGCTCCGGGATCGACTCCCCGACGCGGACGTCCGGATCGCAAAAACCCCGGCGGAGGAGCGGGAACTGCTCGAGACCGCCGAGATCGCGACCGGACTCCAGCTTTCACCGGAGGAACTGGAGGCGGCGCCGTACCTGGAGCTGTTCGCGTGTGTGTACGCCGGAACGGGCCACCTGGAACTGGACGCGTTCCGCGAGCGCGACGTCGCGGTCACCAACGGATCCGGCGTGCACGGCCCGAACATCGCCGAGTACGTGATCGGCTCGATGATCGTCTTCGCCCGGGATTTCAAGCAGGCCTGGCGACAGCAGGAGCGCCGGGAGTGGCGGAGCTTCCCCACCACGGAGGTTCACGGTTCCACGGTGACGGTGGTCGGCCTGGGCGCGATCGGCGAGGCAGTGGTCACGCGGCTCGAACCGTTCGGTGCGGAACTGCTCGGCGTTCGGTACAGCCCCGAAAAGGGCGGGCCGACCGAGGAGGTGTACGGGTTCGACGAGGTCTACGAGCCGCTCTCCCGGTCCGATTACGTCGTGCTGGCGTGTCCGCTCACCGAGACGACGGAGAACCTCATCGACGAGGAGGCGCTGCGGACGATGCCGACCGACGCGGTGCTCGTCAACATCGCCCGCGGGGGGATCGTCGACACCGATGCGCTGGTTCGACGACTCCGCGTGAGCGGGCTCCGCGGGGCCGCCCTCGACGTTACCGACCCGGAACCGCTCCCGGAGGATCACCCGCTTTGGAGCTTCGGAAACGTCCACATAACTCCACACAACGCGGGGCACACGCCCGAATACTTCTCTCGGGTGGCGGATATCCTCGCCGACAACGTCGAACGGATCCGCGAACGCGGATACGAGGATCTCAAAAACCAGGTCGTATAG
- a CDS encoding radical SAM protein — protein sequence MSDTATVPNYRRLSDAEFSSRVDRLRERYGECDLCAHACEVDRTAGELGRCRADDTPVVSSAFPHRGEEAPLSGHRGSGTIFLSWCNLRCVFCQNYEISQEGVGREVTAEEIAEMALSLQSKGCHNINFVTPTHFAPDLAEAVKIASDRGLDIPIVWNCGGYERAETVELLEGIIDVYMPDVKWADDDAAARYSGAPNYWENARDSLREMHRQVGDLRLENGLAVEGMLVRHLVMPNHVESSKQVLTFIAEELSRETYVNLMSQYRPAYRASEPGQYEELSRGIRSEEYREVVSHARELGLSRIEVDERLLGERSWL from the coding sequence ATGAGCGACACCGCGACCGTCCCGAACTACCGGCGACTCTCGGACGCCGAGTTCAGCAGCCGGGTCGATCGGCTCCGCGAACGGTACGGGGAGTGTGATCTGTGCGCTCACGCATGCGAGGTCGACCGAACGGCCGGGGAGCTGGGGCGGTGTCGGGCCGACGACACGCCCGTCGTCTCCTCGGCGTTCCCCCACCGCGGGGAGGAGGCACCGCTTTCGGGACACCGCGGCAGCGGGACAATATTCCTCTCGTGGTGCAACCTCCGGTGTGTGTTCTGCCAGAACTACGAGATCAGCCAGGAGGGAGTCGGCAGGGAGGTCACGGCCGAAGAGATCGCAGAGATGGCGCTGTCCCTCCAGTCGAAAGGTTGTCACAACATCAACTTCGTCACGCCGACCCACTTCGCCCCGGACCTGGCGGAGGCGGTGAAAATCGCCAGCGATCGGGGCCTCGATATCCCGATCGTCTGGAACTGTGGCGGCTACGAGCGCGCAGAAACCGTCGAACTCCTCGAGGGGATCATCGACGTCTACATGCCCGACGTGAAGTGGGCCGACGACGACGCGGCCGCGAGATACTCCGGGGCGCCCAACTACTGGGAGAACGCCAGAGACTCCCTGCGCGAGATGCACCGGCAGGTCGGCGATCTCCGGCTGGAGAACGGGCTCGCCGTGGAGGGGATGCTCGTGCGCCATCTCGTGATGCCGAACCACGTCGAGAGCTCGAAGCAGGTGCTGACGTTCATCGCCGAAGAGCTCTCCAGGGAGACGTACGTCAACCTCATGTCGCAGTACCGGCCGGCGTACCGCGCGAGCGAGCCGGGACAGTACGAGGAACTGAGTCGCGGCATCAGATCCGAGGAGTACCGCGAGGTGGTTTCACACGCGCGGGAGCTGGGGCTGTCCCGCATCGAGGTCGACGAGCGCCTCCTCGGAGAGCGCTCCTGGCTGTGA